In one window of Cellulophaga sp. HaHa_2_95 DNA:
- a CDS encoding cold-shock protein, with translation MNKGTVKFFNDSKGFGFITEEGSSEDHFVHISGLVDEIREGDVVEFELQQGKKGLNAVNVRVL, from the coding sequence ATGAATAAAGGAACAGTAAAATTTTTCAATGATTCTAAAGGTTTTGGATTTATCACTGAAGAAGGCTCAAGCGAAGACCATTTTGTACACATCTCTGGTTTAGTAGATGAAATTCGCGAAGGTGATGTTGTAGAATTTGAATTACAACAAGGAAAAAAAGGATTGAACGCAGTAAATGTAAGAGTACTATAA
- a CDS encoding lysophospholipid acyltransferase family protein, with translation MKKIGYAVVQMFVSTLLWFYFKKTTHHGLENIPKNKPVIFLSNHQNAFLDTILIATNCKRKPYFLTRSDVFKNTVLKGLFSFFKMIPIYRIRDGFTSLQKNQYTFDFCSSLLNKNEALVVFPEGNHNLKRKVRPLSKGFIRIIFNALEANPELDIYLVPVGVNYQAAKDFPDSAALYYGTAISVKESIDQSDINNSVHVIKNQVFKALKNLTTHIEDEAKYDFTIRKLEAFGVDYTKPKEVNDKLLYLSSISKIPETITEANSFDLLKKWIFMAMNFPVILVWNLLLKPKINDLAFLSTFRFAYAVIIFPIYYTLLVLGTYLFTQDIISGLLVTKTVFLYNLFYTKTI, from the coding sequence TTGAAGAAAATAGGGTACGCCGTTGTTCAAATGTTTGTGAGCACACTTTTATGGTTTTATTTTAAAAAGACAACACACCATGGCTTGGAGAATATTCCCAAAAATAAACCTGTTATCTTTTTGTCAAACCACCAGAATGCATTTCTAGACACTATTTTAATTGCTACAAATTGCAAAAGGAAACCTTATTTCTTAACGCGGTCTGATGTTTTTAAAAACACTGTTTTAAAGGGCTTATTTTCCTTTTTTAAAATGATTCCGATTTACAGAATTAGAGACGGTTTTACATCGTTACAGAAGAATCAATATACGTTTGACTTTTGTTCAAGTTTACTTAATAAGAATGAAGCTTTAGTGGTGTTCCCTGAGGGTAATCATAATTTAAAAAGAAAGGTTAGGCCTTTAAGTAAAGGGTTTATACGTATTATTTTTAATGCTTTAGAGGCCAACCCAGAATTGGATATTTACTTGGTTCCCGTAGGGGTAAACTATCAAGCGGCAAAGGATTTCCCTGATAGTGCAGCCTTATATTACGGTACTGCAATTTCAGTCAAAGAATCTATAGATCAAAGCGACATAAATAATTCAGTGCATGTTATAAAAAATCAGGTATTTAAAGCTTTAAAAAACCTCACGACACACATTGAAGATGAGGCAAAGTATGATTTTACGATTCGGAAATTAGAGGCATTTGGAGTGGACTATACCAAGCCGAAAGAAGTTAATGATAAATTACTTTATTTGTCTTCCATATCTAAAATTCCTGAAACTATTACAGAAGCTAATAGCTTTGATCTATTAAAAAAATGGATTTTTATGGCCATGAATTTTCCAGTCATTCTAGTGTGGAATTTACTGTTAAAACCCAAAATAAATGATCTAGCATTTTTAAGCACATTTAGATTTGCATATGCGGTAATCATCTTTCCTATTTATTATACCCTCTTAGTCTTGGGGACTTATCTGTTTACACAAGACATCATTTCGGGGTTATTGGTTACGAAGACAGTTTTTCTATATAATTTGTTTTATACTAAGACCATATAA
- a CDS encoding tRNA-binding protein, translating to METINWSDFSKVDMRVGTIVSVNDFPEVRNPAYKLEIDFGAEIGIKKTSAQITTVYKKEDLIGKQIVAVVNFPKKQIANFMSECLVLGAVNNKDVTLLHPGLKVENGLKIS from the coding sequence ATGGAAACTATCAATTGGTCTGATTTTTCTAAAGTTGATATGCGTGTAGGAACTATAGTTTCTGTAAACGACTTTCCTGAAGTTAGAAACCCTGCTTACAAATTGGAGATTGACTTTGGAGCTGAAATTGGAATTAAAAAAACATCAGCACAAATAACGACGGTTTACAAGAAAGAAGATCTTATAGGGAAACAAATTGTAGCAGTAGTTAATTTTCCTAAAAAACAGATTGCAAATTTCATGAGTGAATGTTTGGTTTTAGGAGCGGTAAATAATAAAGATGTTACTTTGCTTCATCCTGGATTAAAGGTTGAAAATGGACTTAAAATATCGTAA
- a CDS encoding peroxiredoxin — protein sequence MATIRLGDVAPDFTVDSSMGMINLYDYLGDSWGILFSHPADFTPVCTTELGTAAKFKDEFDKRNVKMLALSVDGAASHKEWIKDINEVQNTEVNFPILADEDRKVSDLYDMIHPNANNTLTVRSVFIIAPDKTVKLILTYPASTGRNFYELVRVIDSLQLTAYHKVATPANWKNGDDVVVSPAIATEDAKKIFSKGVEEIKPYLRMTPQPNL from the coding sequence ATGGCAACAATACGATTAGGAGATGTAGCTCCAGATTTTACAGTAGATAGTTCAATGGGAATGATTAATCTATATGATTATTTAGGGGATTCATGGGGAATCCTATTTTCACACCCAGCAGATTTTACACCTGTTTGTACTACAGAATTAGGTACTGCAGCTAAATTTAAAGATGAATTTGATAAGCGCAATGTAAAAATGTTAGCTCTTAGTGTTGACGGTGCTGCTTCTCATAAAGAATGGATTAAGGATATTAATGAGGTTCAGAATACGGAAGTTAATTTCCCAATCTTAGCGGATGAAGATCGTAAGGTATCTGACTTGTATGATATGATACACCCAAATGCAAATAACACTTTAACAGTACGCTCTGTATTTATTATAGCTCCAGACAAAACGGTAAAGCTTATATTAACCTATCCGGCTTCTACAGGGCGTAATTTCTATGAACTTGTACGTGTAATAGATTCATTACAATTAACTGCTTACCATAAAGTTGCGACACCTGCAAATTGGAAAAATGGCGATGACGTTGTTGTTAGTCCTGCCATTGCAACGGAGGATGCTAAGAAAATCTTTTCGAAAGGAGTAGAGGAAATTAAGCCTTATTTGAGAATGACACCACAGCCAAACCTCTAA
- a CDS encoding bile acid:sodium symporter family protein, whose protein sequence is MLQNSIDSIPINFNEESLWILNLALALVMFGISLEISIGDFKELFKKPKVIFVGVLSQFILLPLVTFILVILIKPYPSIALGMFMVAACPGGNISNFITHVAKGNSALSVCLTAIATLLAIFMTPLNLELWGSFYTPTAQILKEVAIDPMAMVHLVFVLLGVPLFLGMWVNYWKPRLAKNIARVLKILSLLFFVALICIALYTNRMVLQDYIWYVFWIVVIHNLIAFISGFSLAKLVGLNMVSTRTITIETGIQNSDLGLLLIFTFFDGLGGMALLAAFWGIWHLVSGLILASFWSSREILTKEI, encoded by the coding sequence TTGCTTCAAAACAGTATTGATAGTATTCCAATTAATTTTAACGAAGAATCGCTCTGGATATTAAATTTAGCACTGGCACTCGTAATGTTTGGTATCTCTTTAGAAATTTCTATAGGAGACTTTAAAGAGTTGTTCAAAAAGCCTAAAGTTATTTTTGTTGGTGTACTCAGTCAGTTTATTCTTCTGCCTTTAGTTACCTTTATATTAGTAATACTGATAAAACCTTATCCAAGTATCGCCTTGGGTATGTTTATGGTGGCAGCTTGCCCAGGCGGTAATATTTCTAATTTTATTACACATGTTGCCAAGGGGAATTCTGCGCTATCGGTTTGTTTAACAGCCATTGCAACATTATTGGCTATTTTTATGACCCCCCTAAATTTAGAATTGTGGGGTTCTTTTTATACGCCTACTGCCCAGATTTTAAAAGAGGTGGCTATTGATCCCATGGCAATGGTGCATTTAGTATTCGTGCTTTTAGGCGTTCCGTTATTTTTAGGGATGTGGGTGAATTATTGGAAGCCAAGACTAGCAAAAAACATTGCGAGAGTACTTAAAATTCTCTCTTTACTATTTTTTGTAGCACTGATATGTATAGCATTATATACGAATAGAATGGTATTGCAAGATTACATATGGTACGTATTTTGGATTGTAGTGATCCATAATTTAATTGCTTTTATATCTGGTTTTTCTTTAGCGAAGTTAGTAGGGTTAAATATGGTTAGTACAAGAACAATTACGATAGAAACAGGAATACAAAACTCAGATTTAGGCTTACTTTTGATATTTACTTTTTTTGACGGTTTAGGAGGTATGGCATTATTAGCTGCTTTTTGGGGAATTTGGCATTTAGTCTCTGGATTGATCCTTGCTAGTTTTTGGAGTTCACGAGAAATACTAACTAAAGAAATATAG
- a CDS encoding YfiT family bacillithiol transferase produces MTEQELEQLKYPIGKFKCPELITEEQIDKWILDLQLLPERIEALVTDLTSEQLETPYRPEGWTLRQLIHHIADSHHHSYTRFKWALSEDEPLIKAYEEKEWSSLFDARTAPIILSLNYLVALHAKLVYLLKGLSASDLKKVYVHPEGNVRVSVAENIGKYAWHGNHHLAQLRGLVTRMDW; encoded by the coding sequence ATGACAGAGCAAGAATTAGAACAACTTAAATATCCCATTGGTAAATTTAAATGTCCAGAACTGATCACCGAAGAGCAAATAGATAAGTGGATTTTAGATTTACAACTGCTACCCGAACGTATTGAGGCCTTAGTTACAGATTTAACTTCAGAGCAATTAGAGACTCCTTATAGGCCCGAAGGTTGGACCTTAAGGCAATTAATTCATCATATCGCAGATAGTCACCATCATAGCTACACGCGTTTTAAATGGGCTTTATCTGAAGATGAACCTCTAATAAAAGCTTACGAAGAAAAAGAATGGAGTAGCCTTTTTGATGCAAGAACGGCTCCAATAATTTTGTCACTCAATTATCTTGTGGCTTTGCATGCTAAATTAGTTTATTTACTCAAAGGCTTGTCGGCCTCCGATCTTAAGAAAGTGTATGTGCATCCTGAAGGCAATGTGCGTGTTTCTGTAGCGGAAAACATAGGAAAATATGCTTGGCATGGAAATCATCATTTGGCACAGCTACGTGGTTTGGTTACGCGTATGGATTGGTAA